In one window of Spiroplasma corruscae DNA:
- the pyrR gene encoding bifunctional pyr operon transcriptional regulator/uracil phosphoribosyltransferase PyrR yields MSSKLLFDNIALSRTITRICHEILEKNKSINNLVLAGIKTRGYFLALRIAKKIEEIEEIKVDVVEVDITNYRDDIQKSNNSSFKINYNLENKDIILIDDVMYTGRTVRAAMDCILDFYRPSRIMLAVLVDRGHRELPIRADFVGKNIPTSINEKIKVNLTEVDDEDCVLIINS; encoded by the coding sequence ATGTCATCTAAATTACTATTTGATAATATAGCTTTATCAAGAACAATAACTAGAATTTGCCACGAAATACTTGAAAAAAATAAAAGTATTAATAACCTTGTTCTAGCAGGAATAAAGACTAGAGGCTATTTTTTAGCATTGAGAATAGCAAAAAAAATTGAGGAAATTGAAGAAATAAAAGTTGATGTAGTTGAAGTTGATATAACTAATTATAGAGATGACATCCAAAAATCAAATAATTCATCGTTTAAAATAAATTATAATCTAGAAAATAAAGACATCATACTAATTGATGACGTTATGTATACAGGTAGAACAGTTCGAGCAGCGATGGATTGTATTTTAGATTTTTATAGACCTAGCAGAATTATGTTGGCCGTGCTAGTTGATAGAGGTCACAGAGAATTACCAATAAGAGCAGACTTTGTAGGAAAAAACATCCCAACATCTATAAATGAAAAAATTAAGGTTAATTTAACTGAAGTAGATGATGAGGATTGTGTTTTGATTATTAATAGTTAA